From one Melospiza melodia melodia isolate bMelMel2 chromosome 4, bMelMel2.pri, whole genome shotgun sequence genomic stretch:
- the NDUFB2 gene encoding NADH dehydrogenase [ubiquinone] 1 beta subcomplex subunit 2, mitochondrial, with the protein MVVAALGRAAGRLLRTGAAVPGRRRAGGGVHIPPRYRQFPELTRAQVIRGEALTGFMWFWILWQFWHNSDMVLGHFPYPDASAWTDEELGIPPDDEE; encoded by the exons ATGGTGGTGGCGGCGCTGGGCCGagcggcggggcggctgctgcggACCGGGGCCGCCGTGCCCGGGCGGCGGCG CGCGGGCGGCGGGGTGCACATCCCGCCGCGGTACCGGCAGTTCCCGGAGCTGACGCGGGCGCAGGTGATCCGAGGCGAGGCGCTCACCGGCTTCATGTGGTTCTGGATCCTCTGGCAGTTCTGGCACAACTCGGACATGGTGCTG GGACACTTCCCGTATCCCGACGCTTCGGCCTGGACGGACGAGGAGCTCGGCATCCCCCCGGACGATGAGGAATAG
- the LOC134417183 gene encoding inner centromere protein-like isoform X1, with amino-acid sequence MEEVPRLSGGSHQGIQHSPIPPDKVSSTSIPRVQCCHTANKDSCSSLLPRCPVTHCHVCAWNPGPFCMPLIPSAKRNFRGLSLEASRLLRGARVLARRETDGCYYLGHIVQEVEGSREGFLVEFDQSGALKGRLQRGQQETPLYDIVHYEDARRQPLAPGDRVLAPWEAPAKRFGPGTVLRVVENTEAPSAHNERGVLVNFWNGQTKEVSSAQALRIPVPLSERIILELQMPLAARQMVVDSSLDYPNLVAPGYRASGHYRQGHLGLGCCPEALYSTRPCAKCSWGCTSLPQGCLGAWEHTWPAECKLQQENTFSPRASLTEDKLSKKIEQELSELRIASSESVSREEEKKEEKRLETENIPEDVRSSLEEDHEVIETEKGPQREMARAVVDAAVNTDSWLVETDHKEEAESRQQDAETEANFEHDCGFFESRVAEAPVQHSQRSPPMGSSALVPFRCQSFFAQVNQSLEKDSLTIRSALCGQRPNSATPLLAGRATHLPKLLRDKNITKSIPSGASQKRWKELDFSRAKIEHRRWQEEQRQLKRQQQQEADGTRRDSQRQRLHQRTLQGLEKQLEHKERALQHMALLQAAEAERSRKESCFPEEEEEERKARQRLQLLKTRRLQREELQTESNNRSCEQEKERLELLRSRMQSRQEVLEQESQEQDKQQNQHQAAKVRVFQRRESSHLKMEKEGQKLCALQQYLREQKLLLLRASLLE; translated from the exons ATGGAGGAAGTACCCAGGCTATCAGGAGGGTCCCATCAAGGAATCCAGCACTCCCCTATTCCTCCTGACAAG GTAAGCTCCACATCCATCCCACGTGTCCAGTGCTGCCACACAGCTAATAAAGATTCCTGTAGCTCTCTGCTGCCAAGATGTCCAGTAACACA CTGTCATGTCTGTGCCTGGAACCCAGGTCCCTTTTGCATGCCCTTGATACCCTCAGCCAAAAGGAATTTCAGGGGTTTATCCCTGGAGGCTTCCCGTCTGCTGAGGGGAGCTCGTGTGCTGGCAAGGAGAGAAACTGATGGCTGTTACTACCTGGGCCACATTGTCCAGGAGGTGGAG GGCTCCAGGGAAGGCTTTTTAGTTGAGTTTGACCAAAGTGGGGCTCTGAAGGGCAGGCTCCAGCGAGGCCAGCAGGAAACGCCGCTCTATGACATTGTGCACTACGAGGACGCCCGGCGACAGCCTCTTGCTCCAGGGGACAGGGTCTTGGCACCATGGGAGGCTCCAGCCAAACGTTTTGGCCCTGGCACTGTGCTGAGGGTTGTGGAGAACACAGAGGCACCTTCAG CACACAATGAGAGGGGAGTGCTTGTGAATTTCTGGAATGGGCAGACTAAGGAGGTGTCTTCTGCCCAAGCTCTGCGCATTCCCGTGCCCCTGAGCGAACGCATCATCCTGGAGCTGCAGATGCCTTTAGCAGCCAGGCAGATGGTGGTGGATTCAAGCTTGGATTACCCTAACCTTGTGGCACCAGGTTACAGAGCCTCAGGGCACTACAGACAGGGTCACCTGGGCCTGGGCTGCTGCCCAGAGGCTCTGTATTCCACTCGTCCCTGTGCAAAGTGCAGCTGGGGGTGCACCTCGCTTCCCCAGGGCTGCCTTGGAGCCTGGGAACACACATGGCCTGCAGAGTGCAAACTGCAGCAGGAAAACACCTTCAGCCCCAGAGCAAGCCTCACTGAAGACAAGCTCAGCAAGAAAATAGAACAGGAACTGTCTGAATTGAGGATTGCTTCTTCAGAAAGTGTTTCCagagaggaagagaaaaaggaagagaagagattagagacagaaaacattccagaAGATGTTAGGTCCTCTTTGGAAGAGGACCATGAGGTTATAGAAACTGAGAAG GGCCCTCAGAGGGAGATGGCTCGTGCTGTGGTTGATGCTGCTGTCAACACAGACAGCTGGTTAGTGGAGACAGATCACAAGGAGGAAGCAGAGAGCAGACAGCAGGATGCTGAAACTGAAGCTAATTTTGAACATGATTGTG GCTTTTTTGAGTCCAGAGTGGCAGAAGCTCCAGTccagcattcccagaggagccctCCCATGGGAAGCAGTGCTTTGGTTCCTTTCAGGTGCCAGAGCTTCTTTGCCCAGGTGAATCAGTCACTGGAGAAAGACAGCCTGACCATCAGATCAGCCCTCTGTGGGCAGAGACCCAACAGTGCCACCCCCCTGCTGGCTGGGAGAGCCACACATCTCCCAAAGCTTCTGAGAGACAAAAACATCACA AAATCAATCCCTAGTGGTGCATCTCAGAAGAGGTGGAAGGAGCTGGACTTCAGCAGAGCCAAGATTGAGCACCGAAGGTGGCAAGAAGAACAGAGGCAGCtgaagaggcagcagcagcaagaggCAGATGGCACCCGCAGGGACAGCCAGAG GCAGCGATTGCATCAGAGAACATTGCAAGGGCTGGAGAAACAGCTGGAGCACAAAGAGAGAGCTTTGCAGCACATGGCACTGCTCCAGGCTGCTGAGGCTGAGAGGAGCAGGAAGGAATCCTGCtttccagaggaggaggaggaggagaggaaggcaaGGCAGAGGCTTCAGCTCTTAAAGACACGGCGTTTGCAGAGAGAGGAGCTGCAGACAGAAAGCAACAACAGGAGCTGTGAACAAGAGAAAGAAAGGCTG GAGTTGCTGAGGAGCAGAATGCAGTCACGGCAGGAAGTGCTGGAACAAGAATCCCAGGAGCAGGACAAACAGCAAAACCAGCACCAGGCTGCCAAAGTGAGAGTGTTCCAGAGGAGAGAGAGTTCTCATCTGAAGATGGAAAAAGAAGGCCAGAAGCTCTGTGCTCTCCAGCAGTACCTCAGGGAACAGaagctcctgctgctcagggcaTCCCTGCTCGAGTAA
- the LOC134417183 gene encoding inner centromere protein-like isoform X2, which produces MEEVPRLSGGSHQGIQHSPIPPDKVSSTSIPRVQCCHTANKDSCSSLLPRCPVTHCHVCAWNPGPFCMPLIPSAKRNFRGLSLEASRLLRGARVLARRETDGCYYLGHIVQEVEGSREGFLVEFDQSGALKGRLQRGQQETPLYDIVHYEDARRQPLAPGDRVLAPWEAPAKRFGPGTVLRVVENTEAPSAHNERGVLVNFWNGQTKEVSSAQALRIPVPLSERIILELQMPLAARQMVVDSSLDYPNLVAPGYRASGHYRQGHLGLGCCPEALYSTRPCAKCSWGCTSLPQGCLGAWEHTWPAECKLQQENTFSPRASLTEDKLSKKIEQELSELRIASSESVSREEEKKEEKRLETENIPEDVRSSLEEDHEVIETEKGPQREMARAVVDAAVNTDSWLVETDHKEEAESRQQDAETEANFEHDCFFESRVAEAPVQHSQRSPPMGSSALVPFRCQSFFAQVNQSLEKDSLTIRSALCGQRPNSATPLLAGRATHLPKLLRDKNITKSIPSGASQKRWKELDFSRAKIEHRRWQEEQRQLKRQQQQEADGTRRDSQRQRLHQRTLQGLEKQLEHKERALQHMALLQAAEAERSRKESCFPEEEEEERKARQRLQLLKTRRLQREELQTESNNRSCEQEKERLELLRSRMQSRQEVLEQESQEQDKQQNQHQAAKVRVFQRRESSHLKMEKEGQKLCALQQYLREQKLLLLRASLLE; this is translated from the exons ATGGAGGAAGTACCCAGGCTATCAGGAGGGTCCCATCAAGGAATCCAGCACTCCCCTATTCCTCCTGACAAG GTAAGCTCCACATCCATCCCACGTGTCCAGTGCTGCCACACAGCTAATAAAGATTCCTGTAGCTCTCTGCTGCCAAGATGTCCAGTAACACA CTGTCATGTCTGTGCCTGGAACCCAGGTCCCTTTTGCATGCCCTTGATACCCTCAGCCAAAAGGAATTTCAGGGGTTTATCCCTGGAGGCTTCCCGTCTGCTGAGGGGAGCTCGTGTGCTGGCAAGGAGAGAAACTGATGGCTGTTACTACCTGGGCCACATTGTCCAGGAGGTGGAG GGCTCCAGGGAAGGCTTTTTAGTTGAGTTTGACCAAAGTGGGGCTCTGAAGGGCAGGCTCCAGCGAGGCCAGCAGGAAACGCCGCTCTATGACATTGTGCACTACGAGGACGCCCGGCGACAGCCTCTTGCTCCAGGGGACAGGGTCTTGGCACCATGGGAGGCTCCAGCCAAACGTTTTGGCCCTGGCACTGTGCTGAGGGTTGTGGAGAACACAGAGGCACCTTCAG CACACAATGAGAGGGGAGTGCTTGTGAATTTCTGGAATGGGCAGACTAAGGAGGTGTCTTCTGCCCAAGCTCTGCGCATTCCCGTGCCCCTGAGCGAACGCATCATCCTGGAGCTGCAGATGCCTTTAGCAGCCAGGCAGATGGTGGTGGATTCAAGCTTGGATTACCCTAACCTTGTGGCACCAGGTTACAGAGCCTCAGGGCACTACAGACAGGGTCACCTGGGCCTGGGCTGCTGCCCAGAGGCTCTGTATTCCACTCGTCCCTGTGCAAAGTGCAGCTGGGGGTGCACCTCGCTTCCCCAGGGCTGCCTTGGAGCCTGGGAACACACATGGCCTGCAGAGTGCAAACTGCAGCAGGAAAACACCTTCAGCCCCAGAGCAAGCCTCACTGAAGACAAGCTCAGCAAGAAAATAGAACAGGAACTGTCTGAATTGAGGATTGCTTCTTCAGAAAGTGTTTCCagagaggaagagaaaaaggaagagaagagattagagacagaaaacattccagaAGATGTTAGGTCCTCTTTGGAAGAGGACCATGAGGTTATAGAAACTGAGAAG GGCCCTCAGAGGGAGATGGCTCGTGCTGTGGTTGATGCTGCTGTCAACACAGACAGCTGGTTAGTGGAGACAGATCACAAGGAGGAAGCAGAGAGCAGACAGCAGGATGCTGAAACTGAAGCTAATTTTGAACATGATT GCTTTTTTGAGTCCAGAGTGGCAGAAGCTCCAGTccagcattcccagaggagccctCCCATGGGAAGCAGTGCTTTGGTTCCTTTCAGGTGCCAGAGCTTCTTTGCCCAGGTGAATCAGTCACTGGAGAAAGACAGCCTGACCATCAGATCAGCCCTCTGTGGGCAGAGACCCAACAGTGCCACCCCCCTGCTGGCTGGGAGAGCCACACATCTCCCAAAGCTTCTGAGAGACAAAAACATCACA AAATCAATCCCTAGTGGTGCATCTCAGAAGAGGTGGAAGGAGCTGGACTTCAGCAGAGCCAAGATTGAGCACCGAAGGTGGCAAGAAGAACAGAGGCAGCtgaagaggcagcagcagcaagaggCAGATGGCACCCGCAGGGACAGCCAGAG GCAGCGATTGCATCAGAGAACATTGCAAGGGCTGGAGAAACAGCTGGAGCACAAAGAGAGAGCTTTGCAGCACATGGCACTGCTCCAGGCTGCTGAGGCTGAGAGGAGCAGGAAGGAATCCTGCtttccagaggaggaggaggaggagaggaaggcaaGGCAGAGGCTTCAGCTCTTAAAGACACGGCGTTTGCAGAGAGAGGAGCTGCAGACAGAAAGCAACAACAGGAGCTGTGAACAAGAGAAAGAAAGGCTG GAGTTGCTGAGGAGCAGAATGCAGTCACGGCAGGAAGTGCTGGAACAAGAATCCCAGGAGCAGGACAAACAGCAAAACCAGCACCAGGCTGCCAAAGTGAGAGTGTTCCAGAGGAGAGAGAGTTCTCATCTGAAGATGGAAAAAGAAGGCCAGAAGCTCTGTGCTCTCCAGCAGTACCTCAGGGAACAGaagctcctgctgctcagggcaTCCCTGCTCGAGTAA
- the LOC134417183 gene encoding inner centromere protein-like isoform X3 — translation MPLIPSAKRNFRGLSLEASRLLRGARVLARRETDGCYYLGHIVQEVEGSREGFLVEFDQSGALKGRLQRGQQETPLYDIVHYEDARRQPLAPGDRVLAPWEAPAKRFGPGTVLRVVENTEAPSAHNERGVLVNFWNGQTKEVSSAQALRIPVPLSERIILELQMPLAARQMVVDSSLDYPNLVAPGYRASGHYRQGHLGLGCCPEALYSTRPCAKCSWGCTSLPQGCLGAWEHTWPAECKLQQENTFSPRASLTEDKLSKKIEQELSELRIASSESVSREEEKKEEKRLETENIPEDVRSSLEEDHEVIETEKGPQREMARAVVDAAVNTDSWLVETDHKEEAESRQQDAETEANFEHDCGFFESRVAEAPVQHSQRSPPMGSSALVPFRCQSFFAQVNQSLEKDSLTIRSALCGQRPNSATPLLAGRATHLPKLLRDKNITKSIPSGASQKRWKELDFSRAKIEHRRWQEEQRQLKRQQQQEADGTRRDSQRQRLHQRTLQGLEKQLEHKERALQHMALLQAAEAERSRKESCFPEEEEEERKARQRLQLLKTRRLQREELQTESNNRSCEQEKERLELLRSRMQSRQEVLEQESQEQDKQQNQHQAAKVRVFQRRESSHLKMEKEGQKLCALQQYLREQKLLLLRASLLE, via the exons ATGCCCTTGATACCCTCAGCCAAAAGGAATTTCAGGGGTTTATCCCTGGAGGCTTCCCGTCTGCTGAGGGGAGCTCGTGTGCTGGCAAGGAGAGAAACTGATGGCTGTTACTACCTGGGCCACATTGTCCAGGAGGTGGAG GGCTCCAGGGAAGGCTTTTTAGTTGAGTTTGACCAAAGTGGGGCTCTGAAGGGCAGGCTCCAGCGAGGCCAGCAGGAAACGCCGCTCTATGACATTGTGCACTACGAGGACGCCCGGCGACAGCCTCTTGCTCCAGGGGACAGGGTCTTGGCACCATGGGAGGCTCCAGCCAAACGTTTTGGCCCTGGCACTGTGCTGAGGGTTGTGGAGAACACAGAGGCACCTTCAG CACACAATGAGAGGGGAGTGCTTGTGAATTTCTGGAATGGGCAGACTAAGGAGGTGTCTTCTGCCCAAGCTCTGCGCATTCCCGTGCCCCTGAGCGAACGCATCATCCTGGAGCTGCAGATGCCTTTAGCAGCCAGGCAGATGGTGGTGGATTCAAGCTTGGATTACCCTAACCTTGTGGCACCAGGTTACAGAGCCTCAGGGCACTACAGACAGGGTCACCTGGGCCTGGGCTGCTGCCCAGAGGCTCTGTATTCCACTCGTCCCTGTGCAAAGTGCAGCTGGGGGTGCACCTCGCTTCCCCAGGGCTGCCTTGGAGCCTGGGAACACACATGGCCTGCAGAGTGCAAACTGCAGCAGGAAAACACCTTCAGCCCCAGAGCAAGCCTCACTGAAGACAAGCTCAGCAAGAAAATAGAACAGGAACTGTCTGAATTGAGGATTGCTTCTTCAGAAAGTGTTTCCagagaggaagagaaaaaggaagagaagagattagagacagaaaacattccagaAGATGTTAGGTCCTCTTTGGAAGAGGACCATGAGGTTATAGAAACTGAGAAG GGCCCTCAGAGGGAGATGGCTCGTGCTGTGGTTGATGCTGCTGTCAACACAGACAGCTGGTTAGTGGAGACAGATCACAAGGAGGAAGCAGAGAGCAGACAGCAGGATGCTGAAACTGAAGCTAATTTTGAACATGATTGTG GCTTTTTTGAGTCCAGAGTGGCAGAAGCTCCAGTccagcattcccagaggagccctCCCATGGGAAGCAGTGCTTTGGTTCCTTTCAGGTGCCAGAGCTTCTTTGCCCAGGTGAATCAGTCACTGGAGAAAGACAGCCTGACCATCAGATCAGCCCTCTGTGGGCAGAGACCCAACAGTGCCACCCCCCTGCTGGCTGGGAGAGCCACACATCTCCCAAAGCTTCTGAGAGACAAAAACATCACA AAATCAATCCCTAGTGGTGCATCTCAGAAGAGGTGGAAGGAGCTGGACTTCAGCAGAGCCAAGATTGAGCACCGAAGGTGGCAAGAAGAACAGAGGCAGCtgaagaggcagcagcagcaagaggCAGATGGCACCCGCAGGGACAGCCAGAG GCAGCGATTGCATCAGAGAACATTGCAAGGGCTGGAGAAACAGCTGGAGCACAAAGAGAGAGCTTTGCAGCACATGGCACTGCTCCAGGCTGCTGAGGCTGAGAGGAGCAGGAAGGAATCCTGCtttccagaggaggaggaggaggagaggaaggcaaGGCAGAGGCTTCAGCTCTTAAAGACACGGCGTTTGCAGAGAGAGGAGCTGCAGACAGAAAGCAACAACAGGAGCTGTGAACAAGAGAAAGAAAGGCTG GAGTTGCTGAGGAGCAGAATGCAGTCACGGCAGGAAGTGCTGGAACAAGAATCCCAGGAGCAGGACAAACAGCAAAACCAGCACCAGGCTGCCAAAGTGAGAGTGTTCCAGAGGAGAGAGAGTTCTCATCTGAAGATGGAAAAAGAAGGCCAGAAGCTCTGTGCTCTCCAGCAGTACCTCAGGGAACAGaagctcctgctgctcagggcaTCCCTGCTCGAGTAA